From a region of the Chroicocephalus ridibundus chromosome 8, bChrRid1.1, whole genome shotgun sequence genome:
- the KTI12 gene encoding protein KTI12 homolog: MPLVVLCGRPGSGKSRRAAELREALGGPECQAHVVAEAEGGRGELRAEVERRLSRRDVVIVDAGNELRSIRYELYCAARQAGTARCLLHCVGGSGRPDEPPFEAPDPRNRWDRPLFTVHGEEPLPLAAIRAALFESAPPPPHRATRSQPLQSCGFLHHLDRVTQEVLAAVMAAQRDGAQPGEVVRVPGVAEGLVLTRPVSMAELSRLRRQFISYTKMQPSDENLPQLASMFLQYLSRSIQ, from the coding sequence CTGGTGGTCCTGTGCGGGCGACCGGGCAGCGGGAAGagccggcgggcggcggagctGCGGGAGGCGCTGGGCGGTCCGGAGTGCCAGGCCCACGTCGTGGCCGAGGcggagggcggccggggggagctGCGTGCCGAGGTTGAGCGGCGGCTGAGCCGGCGGGACGTGGTGATCGTGGACGCGGGTAACGAGCTGCGGAGCATCCGCTACGAGCTGTACTGCGCGGCGCGGCAGGCCGGCACGGCCCGCTGCCTCCTCCACTGCGTCGGCGGCTCGGGCCGCCCCGACGAGCCGCCCTTCGAGGCCCCCGACCCCCGCAACCGCTGGGACCGGCCGCTCTTCACGGTGCACGGGGAGGAGCCGCTGCCGCTGGCCGCCATCCGCGCCGCCCTCTTCGAgagcgccccgccgccgccgcaccgcgccacccgctcccagcccctgcaGTCCTGCGGCTTCCTCCACCACCTCGACCGTGTCACGCAGGAGGTGCTGGCCGCCGTCATGGCCGCCCAGAGGGACGGGGCGCAGCCCGGGGAGGTGGTCCGCGTCCCCGGCGTGGCCGAAGGGCTGGTGCTGACCCGGCCCGTGAGCATGGCCGAGCTGAGCCGCCTGCGCAGGCAGTTCATCAGCTACACCAAGATGCAGCCCAGTGATGAAAACTTGCCCCAGTTGGCCAGCATGTTCCTGCAGTACCTTAGCCGCAGCATCCAGTGA